TGTTTCTTAAATCAATTACACTGATATTTAAACTCAGTTTACCGCGTAAAATGCGGGAAACATCAAGTAAGTCGTCAATTAGTTGAGTTTGTAACTTGGCGTTGCGCTCAATGGTTTCCAAAGCTTGTTTGACAGTCTCTTCCTTATACTTGCGCGTGCGCAGTAACTTTGCCCACCCCATGATGGGATTGAGGGGAGTCCGCAACTCGTGGGAAAGAACGGCGAGAAATTCATCTTTAATGCGGTTGGTAGACTCAGCTACAGCACGGGCATTTTTTTCAGCTTCGTAAAGTTGAGCGCGGGCGATCGCTTGAGCGCATTGTTGCCCCAATGTCAACATAAACTTCTGTTCTTCTTCGTTGAATTTTTGGGATGTGGCAAAGCTCAATCCCATCACCCCGATTGTATGCTGTTCCACAATTAGAGGAATACAAGCAAAGGCACTATTGCCTGTATTGGAGGGAACATTACCAATCTGCGGATATTTGGTCGCAAATACTTCTACATTGGGGATAAAAATTGCTTCCCCTGTTCTGGCTGTTTCGGCAATGGGTACAGCCGCCGTAATGGGGAAAGTCTCCCAAGCATCTTTGACAGATTCGGGGTAGCCAATGGCTTTGATAATTCTCAGGGTATTACCGCCTTCAGTAAGCAACACAACCGAACCAGCAGATGCTCCCAAAGCTGCTAATCCTTGATTTACCACCACATCAGCCACTTGTTCTTGAGTTAGGGCTTCACTTAGGGCAGCCGTGATGCTTTGCAAGCGTAATGTGCGACTCATTGCCAACTCGGCAGCCTGTTTTGCTTGCTGGGTTTCTTGATACAGCCTAGCGTTATCAATGGCTGTGGCGGCACGCCTAGCAATATCCTCAGCTAAAGCTAGGTCAGTTTGATTTAATTGCCGTCCAGAATTGGCTGTGACAAAGGAGATGACACCGAAGATTTGAAAGCGTGAATATAGGGGAACTACCATGAGCGATCGCATCCCCAAGCTTTGCAATAATTGCAGATGTCGCTCATCGTCCGCCATCTCTTGCAAAAGCGAGTCTGCCACTTGGGGATAAAACGCAGATTTTCCTTGGAGTAGTAGGTGACGAAATGGGTGTTTACCCTCAGTTCTAGGTGGGTAAGACTGATGTATTTCTGCGATGATTTCTAATTTAACAGAGTCAACAGAAGCGATCGCTACCCGTTTAATTGACCAATCTGGTTGCAGAACATCGACAATACACCAATCGGCCATAGCTGGTACTGCCAAGTGAACCACATTATTGAGCGTAACTTCATAATCTAAAGAAGCCGCTAATATTGTGCTGGCTTCGACTAATAATTTTTGTGCCGCTTCTACTTGTTTACGTTCACTAATATCTTCAATAATTCCTAGAGCATATTTAGCTTGACCTTGCTCATCCCACACGGCAGAGGCAGTTAAGTTAACCCAAACAATCGTGCCATCTTTGCGGACATAACGCTTTTCTAAGGAGTAACCATTAATTTCCCGCGATAACACTTTTCTGGCATAATCCCAATCAGCTGCCAAATCATCAGGATGGGTAATATCCTGAAAGTTCATCTGGCTAAACTCCTCGCCACTGTACCCGGTAATCTCGCACAATGCCGGATTCACTTGCAGAAATTCACCAGCCAAAGTTACTAAAGTAATACCTACAGCCGCTTGGTCAAACATGGCTCGGAATCTTTCTTCACTCTCCCTTAAAGCAAGTTCTGCTAGCTTAGTGGCTGTCACATCAGCCAAGATGATGCCAATTCCCACCGTTTCGCCGATGTTATTTTGGACGGGGTAATAATTACCTAACCAATAACCGTAAGTTCTCGGCGTACCTAAAGTTTCCCCACTAATTTCTACATTCAGTATTGGCTCTCCCGTATCCAACACCCGTTGAAACTGGGTTTCTAATTCTGCTGCCATTTTGGGGAGAACTTCGCCAAATTTCCGTCCTAGATGCTCCTCTATACTCAAACCGTTAATATCAGCCAACACTTGATTAATACGGATATAACGCAACTCTCTATCTAAAAAGCAGACTGCAACAGGTGCGGCTGCCAACAAGGCATCTAGATGTGATAGGGATTGGGCATAATGATAGAGAGCCTGGTGCATATCTCGGTAGAGTTGGGCATTCTCCAGCGCTAAGGCAGCACGATAAGCAATATCTTTGGCTAGGGCTAAGTCAGTTTCATTGTAGCTACGACCTGATTCAGCCGTAATAAATGTAATAGATCCCAAAACTCGCTCATGGGCGATTAGGGGTAATATCATGGCGGATTTAATGCCTATAAGCTTTAAAGCTTCCAGGTTTTCTGGATTTTGAGTACCTGCTACCAAAAGATCATCTGGTATTTCAGCAATGAGCATCGGTTCGCCAGTTTGTAGCACTTTAGCTATTAAACACGCACCGCCAGGATTTGGTTCATATTGCTGAAGAATCTGGGTCAAATCTGCTTTTGCTGGGTCTAAATGGGCGATAGGTAAGCGGCGAATTGAGCCATCTTCGTTGATGATTTCAATACTGCACCAGTCAGCTAGTTGGGGAACTGATATTTTCGCAATTTGTTCTAAAGTTTGCTCGTAATCTAAGGAACTAGAGATGGTATTGGTAGTTTGAGCAATATAACGCAACGCCACCTCTGCACGTTTGCGTTCTGTAATATCCAGCCCAGTTACCCCCACCCCAAGCAATTTCCCGTCTGGTAAACTCACTGGGTAGTAGCTGACAATACTACAACGATACACTCCGGCTGGATATGTTTCTCCGCTTATTTCCTGATTAAGTAATGGCTGTTTGGTTGCCATTACTTGATGTAAAATAGGCTCTATTGTGTCCGCCCAGGCTGGTAATACTTCTCTTAGGGTGCGTCCAGTATGTTGACTTTGGGGTATACCATTAATAGCGGCTAAAGCTTCGTTGGTATAAACGTAACGCAGTTCTGTATCCAAAAAAGCCAATGCTACAGGTGAACTAGTAAGCCAAGCGTTCAATAATGCCAGATATTCATCTTTTTGCTGAATCGCTTTTTGCAGTTGACTCTGTAATTTTTTATTTTTTAGTTCTGAACGCTTACGTTTAGTAATATCGACTGCTGCACAAATGACACCCTCAATTTGACCATTAACTTTAAAAGGTTCTGCTAATAAATCGTAGTAAAGAACTTCTCCCTTCAAGATTACAGAAACTTCTTCATGGGCAGAAACATCGTTTTTTAATACTCTTTGCTTAATTACTGCTAGTTTTTCTGCTACTGAAGCAGGTAGTATTTCATAGTCAGTTTTACCGAGTATATCTTCATCAGAATCCACGCCTTGAAGATTATATATCCACTGATACCGTAAGTCTCTATCCTGCTGAAAGACTACAATATCTGAATTGCTCAGTGCTAGTCTAAATCTTTCTTCACTTGTCTTGAGCTTTTGTAAATTCGCTTCATCTTGTCCGTTTGACTTCTGCCATTTCTCACAGACGACGCTGAAAAATAATCCCTGTACAGCAAATAACCCTATTTTTACCGTA
Above is a genomic segment from Nostoc sp. MS1 containing:
- a CDS encoding PAS domain-containing protein, which encodes MPYISISALLRLGIIIFAVAFACALMLLLDPWLNITTTPFLLFFSAVMLSAWYGGFWSGILATGLSVVASDYFFLQPQFDLSLDITNTVKIGLFAVQGLFFSVVCEKWQKSNGQDEANLQKLKTSEERFRLALSNSDIVVFQQDRDLRYQWIYNLQGVDSDEDILGKTDYEILPASVAEKLAVIKQRVLKNDVSAHEEVSVILKGEVLYYDLLAEPFKVNGQIEGVICAAVDITKRKRSELKNKKLQSQLQKAIQQKDEYLALLNAWLTSSPVALAFLDTELRYVYTNEALAAINGIPQSQHTGRTLREVLPAWADTIEPILHQVMATKQPLLNQEISGETYPAGVYRCSIVSYYPVSLPDGKLLGVGVTGLDITERKRAEVALRYIAQTTNTISSSLDYEQTLEQIAKISVPQLADWCSIEIINEDGSIRRLPIAHLDPAKADLTQILQQYEPNPGGACLIAKVLQTGEPMLIAEIPDDLLVAGTQNPENLEALKLIGIKSAMILPLIAHERVLGSITFITAESGRSYNETDLALAKDIAYRAALALENAQLYRDMHQALYHYAQSLSHLDALLAAAPVAVCFLDRELRYIRINQVLADINGLSIEEHLGRKFGEVLPKMAAELETQFQRVLDTGEPILNVEISGETLGTPRTYGYWLGNYYPVQNNIGETVGIGIILADVTATKLAELALRESEERFRAMFDQAAVGITLVTLAGEFLQVNPALCEITGYSGEEFSQMNFQDITHPDDLAADWDYARKVLSREINGYSLEKRYVRKDGTIVWVNLTASAVWDEQGQAKYALGIIEDISERKQVEAAQKLLVEASTILAASLDYEVTLNNVVHLAVPAMADWCIVDVLQPDWSIKRVAIASVDSVKLEIIAEIHQSYPPRTEGKHPFRHLLLQGKSAFYPQVADSLLQEMADDERHLQLLQSLGMRSLMVVPLYSRFQIFGVISFVTANSGRQLNQTDLALAEDIARRAATAIDNARLYQETQQAKQAAELAMSRTLRLQSITAALSEALTQEQVADVVVNQGLAALGASAGSVVLLTEGGNTLRIIKAIGYPESVKDAWETFPITAAVPIAETARTGEAIFIPNVEVFATKYPQIGNVPSNTGNSAFACIPLIVEQHTIGVMGLSFATSQKFNEEEQKFMLTLGQQCAQAIARAQLYEAEKNARAVAESTNRIKDEFLAVLSHELRTPLNPIMGWAKLLRTRKYKEETVKQALETIERNAKLQTQLIDDLLDVSRILRGKLSLNISVIDLRNTVKAGLETVRLAAEVKSIQVTTNLSEEPVQVMGDGDRLQQVIWNLVSNAVKFTPPEGRVEVRLEQVARDAQIQVIDTGKGITPKFLPHVFEYFRQADAKTTRVFGGLGLGLAIVRHLVELHGGTVQAESDGEDKGAIFTVRLPLYRSAEYAVTSAESVAEELETQDTLLTGVQILLVDDQADVREYFSFALEQCGATVTTAASAIEALNILARSKPDVLLSDIGMPQIDGYMLLRQIRKWSPEQGGQIPAIALTAYAGEIDQNQALAAGFQKHIPKPADAVELAQAIAQLLGRK